Proteins from a genomic interval of Nitrospina gracilis Nb-211:
- a CDS encoding tetratricopeptide repeat protein, whose protein sequence is MALLLLLEGGLRLSGFGDQFEFVVSGTRPQDEGKVSLNTQYVAIHYFQHLPVNISKLFTNQPWYEDTEFTRKKQPGVYRIFMVGASTTRGFPYTDRRISYSGLLQGILNDVLPGKRVEVVNAGYDALSSFGILDLASQLMDYEPDLLVVYSGHNEFIGHFGVNSAVNYGQNRGVIRLATFLFHSRVYLALERMGLWLKSRNREDANRESQVNLFRAMLSEENTVWDEPLHAEAERNYKANLKDLVKKAKVRGIQVLLLTLVSNLRDFAPIRSEFSDGIPPGQRQLLEDSMKQGRDALDQEQYQAALKHFRAAVQQDEHYAAAHYQLGRTYDRLNQIEKAKFHYEQAREHDRLHLRACLRFNQIVKDVGGEEGVPVLDLVPRVEAVSKNGLPGRDLFLEHVHPNINGHMVMADSIARFLAKQEMVAPEAQWQWDRLRPARNYVLQTGFDRSQYLNAQYTVGRLYLEFPFYQCREGVAVLKEIGKAEAERFSIDNCFQVSGKENSNHVD, encoded by the coding sequence GTGGCACTGCTGCTTCTGCTTGAGGGGGGACTGCGCCTGAGTGGATTCGGCGACCAGTTCGAGTTCGTGGTTTCCGGCACCCGGCCGCAGGATGAAGGCAAGGTGTCGCTCAACACACAGTATGTCGCCATTCATTATTTCCAGCATCTGCCCGTCAACATCAGCAAACTGTTCACCAATCAGCCGTGGTACGAGGATACCGAGTTCACCCGCAAGAAACAGCCCGGCGTGTACCGCATCTTCATGGTGGGGGCTTCCACCACCCGCGGGTTTCCCTACACGGACCGCCGCATCAGTTACTCCGGGTTGTTGCAGGGCATCCTCAATGACGTGCTTCCCGGCAAACGGGTGGAGGTGGTCAACGCCGGTTACGATGCGCTCAGCAGTTTCGGCATTCTCGACCTCGCATCGCAATTGATGGATTACGAACCGGACCTGCTGGTGGTGTACAGCGGGCACAATGAATTCATCGGGCACTTCGGCGTCAACTCGGCTGTCAATTATGGCCAGAACCGGGGAGTGATCCGTCTTGCCACCTTCCTGTTTCACTCGCGGGTGTACCTGGCGCTGGAGCGCATGGGCCTGTGGCTGAAATCCCGGAACCGGGAGGATGCCAATCGCGAAAGCCAGGTGAATCTGTTCCGCGCCATGTTGTCCGAGGAAAACACGGTGTGGGACGAACCCTTGCATGCGGAGGCGGAACGCAATTACAAAGCCAACCTGAAAGACCTTGTGAAAAAAGCAAAGGTGCGGGGCATACAGGTTCTGCTTCTCACCCTGGTGTCCAACCTGCGGGATTTTGCTCCCATCCGTTCCGAGTTTTCCGATGGCATTCCTCCCGGTCAACGTCAGCTTTTGGAGGATTCGATGAAACAGGGCCGGGATGCACTGGATCAGGAACAGTATCAAGCCGCCTTGAAGCATTTCCGTGCCGCCGTTCAGCAGGACGAACACTACGCGGCGGCGCACTATCAACTGGGGCGGACTTACGATCGGTTGAACCAGATAGAGAAGGCGAAGTTTCATTACGAGCAGGCGCGCGAGCACGACCGTTTGCACCTGCGTGCCTGTCTTCGTTTCAACCAGATTGTGAAAGATGTCGGCGGTGAGGAGGGAGTCCCCGTCCTGGATCTGGTGCCCAGGGTCGAAGCGGTTTCGAAAAACGGCTTGCCTGGCCGGGACCTGTTCCTCGAACACGTGCATCCCAACATCAACGGCCATATGGTGATGGCAGACAGCATTGCCCGGTTCCTGGCAAAGCAGGAGATGGTGGCGCCCGAGGCACAATGGCAATGGGACCGCCTGCGCCCGGCCCGGAATTATGTGTTGCAGACCGGGTTCGACCGATCCCAGTACCTGAACGCGCAGTACACGGTAGGGCGGCTGTATCTGGAATTCCCTTTCTACCAATGCAGGGAAGGCGTGGCGGTTTTGAAGGAGATCGGCAAAGCGGAAGCCGAACGTTTCAGCATCGACAACTGTTTCCAAGTTTCCGGAAAGGAAAATTCGAACCATGTTGATTGA
- a CDS encoding precorrin-2 dehydrogenase/sirohydrochlorin ferrochelatase family protein, with protein sequence MLIDLNLKNKQVVVIGAGWEATRKVEALLGQDCEIIIVADRISDSIRKWEREGRLQCTLMIVENGEFLKNYDRLILVMAATDSRDLNRELVKSGLEMGCYVYAVDDPEVSDFSHPSVISLDDNVKVAISTSGKSPLMAGTFRQRLEPILRQTITRVDLFQVVLQERMRKLAKETLKETKRRKEFLQSLLIDPEIQSFLERGSLDEAEYFARQRLEKFTFNED encoded by the coding sequence ATGTTGATTGATCTCAATCTGAAGAACAAGCAGGTGGTCGTGATCGGCGCGGGATGGGAAGCCACGCGCAAAGTGGAAGCTCTATTGGGACAGGATTGTGAAATCATCATCGTCGCGGATCGCATCTCCGATTCCATTCGCAAGTGGGAACGGGAAGGCCGGCTCCAGTGCACGCTCATGATCGTGGAAAATGGGGAGTTTCTGAAAAACTACGATCGATTGATCCTGGTCATGGCCGCGACCGATTCGCGGGATCTCAACCGGGAACTGGTGAAATCCGGGTTGGAAATGGGGTGTTATGTGTATGCGGTGGACGATCCGGAAGTGAGCGACTTCAGTCATCCGTCAGTGATTTCGCTCGACGACAATGTGAAGGTCGCCATTTCCACCAGTGGGAAGAGTCCTCTGATGGCGGGAACTTTCCGTCAGCGCCTGGAACCGATCCTGCGGCAAACCATCACCCGCGTCGACCTTTTTCAGGTTGTCCTGCAGGAGCGCATGCGCAAACTGGCCAAGGAGACGTTGAAGGAAACCAAGCGGCGTAAGGAATTTCTACAAAGCCTGCTGATCGACCCTGAAATTCAAAGCTTTCTGGAACGGGGAAGCCTGGATGAAGCGGAATACTTTGCCCGGCAACGGCTGGAGAAATTCACTTTTAACGAGGATTGA